CCTGCCCGTCGCCGCCATCGATCTCGTCGGGCGTGTCGTCCTCGGGCTGCTCGTCCTCGCCGACATCTTCATTCTCGACGACGTTGACGCCCATGTCGCTGAGCGCGGACATCACGTCCTCGATCTGGTCGGTCGTGAACTGATCCTGCGGGAGCATTTCGTTGAGCTGGTCAACGGTGATGTAGCCGCGCTTCTTGGCGCGGGCGACGAGCTTCTTGATGGAGCCTTCGTTGAGATCGATCAGCGGCGCATCGCCGGTCTCGGTCGTATCCCCGTCGTCTGCCATGATTGCCTTTGCCATCGAGTGCCTTTGTATCGGATGGCGGCTATTATACGCCGCCCTATTCGCTGAATTAGTCTTCGTCCGCAAGCATCAGATTCGCGAGCCGCGCCTCGAGCTCCGCCTTGCGCCGCACGAGCGCCACCTGACGCTCGAACGCCTCGTCGCTGAAACGCGCCTGAACCGCCGCCGTTGCCTCGGCCAGGGCGGCATCGACCTGCGGCCTCGCCACGAGCACCGCGATCGCTTCACCCAGATCGAGCGCAGCCCGCCCCACGTCCCAGCCTTTCTGCGTGAAAGTGAAGGGAAGCGTGTCGGCGCGCAGCAGCTCGGCTGCTTGTCTGTCGAAACCGGACGACGCCAATATGGTACGCAAGCGATCGGTATCAAGCGCCTGATCTTCCAGCGCGACATCGACCACGGCCTCGAACAGCCGGCCGAGCGCGCCGTCGGCGAGACGCAGGCTGGACAGCGTCTCCATGTGGCGGGCGATCTCGGCCGGGTGGCGGATCAGTCCGGCCAGCACTGCCTTGGCGAGGACGCGATCGATGCCCGTCGCGCCGAGCGCCTGGACCGTGGGGCTGGGCGGCGGCTCGGGCGGCTGCCAGCGCTGGCCGGGGCGGCCCGGCATGCGGTTGGGCGCCCGCGGCGTGAAGCTGCGCGGTGCTGGTGCGAAATGCGCGTCGCAGCGGTTGCGGAACTCGGTGACATATTCGTGGCGGACATTGCCGTCCTGGATCGTCGCGGCGAGATCGGACAGGCGGCGCTTGAGGCTGGCGCGCCCCTCGGGCGTCTCCAGCGGTTCGGCGGCGAGCTCGTGATGCCAGATGCGGTCGGCGAGCGGCTGCGCGGCTTGAAGCAGCGCCTCGAACGCGTGCGGGCCGGCGGACCGGACGAGATCATCGGGATCCTGCCCGTTGGGCAGCGTGACGAAAGCGAGGCTGCGGCCCGGACCGAGATGGGGCAGGGCGCGGTGCGCGGCGCGGATCGCTGCCTTCTGCCCTGCAGCGTCGCCGTCGAAGGCGAGCAGCGGGATATCGGCCATCCGCCACAGCCGCTCGAGCTGATGCTCGGTCAGCGCGGTGCCGAGCGGCGCGACCGCCTCGCCGAACCCGG
This is a stretch of genomic DNA from Sphingomonas sp. BT-65. It encodes these proteins:
- the dnaG gene encoding DNA primase translates to MALTPAFLDELRARTTLSALIGRSVKITRAGREWKACCPFHNEKTPSFTINDDKGFYHCFGCGAHGDAIRWLTDQQGLPFMDAVKELAAAAGMDVPQADPRAAEKAEKAKGLHEAMADAAKFYVDQLHGLAGAEARALLERRRITTDTARAFGMGFAPDSRTKLRETLKSYGDPMLVEAGMLIQVENKEPYDRFRGRLMIPIKDARGRVIAFGGRIIGEGEPKYLNSPETPLFDKGRTLYNLDRAQAASRKTGRVIAVEGYMDVIALAQAGFGEAVAPLGTALTEHQLERLWRMADIPLLAFDGDAAGQKAAIRAAHRALPHLGPGRSLAFVTLPNGQDPDDLVRSAGPHAFEALLQAAQPLADRIWHHELAAEPLETPEGRASLKRRLSDLAATIQDGNVRHEYVTEFRNRCDAHFAPAPRSFTPRAPNRMPGRPGQRWQPPEPPPSPTVQALGATGIDRVLAKAVLAGLIRHPAEIARHMETLSSLRLADGALGRLFEAVVDVALEDQALDTDRLRTILASSGFDRQAAELLRADTLPFTFTQKGWDVGRAALDLGEAIAVLVARPQVDAALAEATAAVQARFSDEAFERQVALVRRKAELEARLANLMLADED